CGGAACAAAATAGGCCGGACGTATCAGCGATTGCCAACGGAAGTCTACCTTATTCAAATGGGGCAACAAGTCCTTGATATATAAGATACCTTTGATATTATCCCGGTTCTCGGAATAAATAGGGATGCGGGAATAAGCATTTTCTATAATACATTGCAATACATCCTTGAAAGGCGTACGAATATCCAGATCGACTACGTCCAGACGGGAAGTCATCACCTCCTTCGCCGTTTCACCGCCAAAACGAATGATACCTTCCAGAATATTATTCTCTTCTTTCAGTTCCTCCTTATCCGTCAATTCAAGGGCATGGGAAAGTTCGTCTACCGAAATATTATGGTTTTTACGGGCAAAATGCTTATTCAGGAACGAAGTGGAACGTACCAGCATAGAAGCTACCGGATAAAAGAGGGAACGAAACATCCATATACCCGGAGCGGAAAAACGACAGAAAGCCAACGTCTTCTGTGCTGAATAAATCTTCGGCATGATTTCGCCGAAAAGAAGCAGAAGGAAAGTCAGGATGACGGTCAGTATCAGAAATTCCGCAATAGGAGAATGAAACTCAAACACACTCATGAAGAAGAAGTTGCAGAGCATGATGATAGTCACATTCACAAAATTGTTTGTTATCAGAATGGTTGCCAGCAACCTTTCCGTATCCTCCAAAAGTTTACTAATTTTCTCATCCGATGGGTGTTTCTTCTCATCAATGGCACTCAGGTCGGATGGAGAAAGAGAGAAAAAGGCTATTTCTGAAGCTGAGGCAAAGCCTGATACGAGCAACAGCAAACCTGCCAACACAATGGCGATAATTGCCGAAATAGTAGGGCTATGTACGGATATACCATTAAAAACATCTGCCAATTGGCATAAATAAGCGTCTGGGTCCAAAGATCTTGGTTTTAGTTAAACAATTAGAACGGTAAATCGTCCGTTGTATTATCTTGTGCAGGGGTTGCCTGCGATTGTGCCATGGGTTGTGCGGGAGCACCTTGTGACATCCCCGGTTGCGGAGCGGCAGCACCCGGTGCAACAGTTCCTCTGGGGCTCAGCATCTCCATAGAGTCCACAAAGATTTCTGTAACATAGCGCTTTGCACCAGTCTGGTCATCGTATGAACGGGTACGGATTTTGCCTTCCACATAAAGTTTATCCCCTTTATGCACATATTTTTCGGCTGTTTCTGCCAGTCCGCGCCAAAGTACCAGATTGTGCCATTCCGTCCGTTCGGGTACCTGCGTACCGTTAGCCAATGTGTATGCACGGTCTGTAGTAGCCAAAGGCAAAGAAGCCACAGCGATACCGGAATCCAGGTATCTTACTTCAGGGTCTCTACCTACATTTCCAATCAATATTACTTTATTTACTGACATAAGCCTTTTTTCTTTTTATTTGAATTTGCTGCCAAAATTAAACAGAATAATCACACAATGCAAGAGTTAGCGCAACTTTTATAGATATTTCTCCAGAAAGGCATGCACCAGGCGAGAGACTGCATATTGCTCCAAATCCTCTGTTTTCACCCGCTGGAAGGCAGAAAAAGAAGTGGAATTTTCCGGTAAAACAACTTCATAGAAATTGGCATAAATCACCCTGTGAGAGAGCACATGCTTCACATTTCCACTGATTAAACGCAGTCCCGAAACCTCCCCATCTGTAAAAAGCGCACGTACCTGCGGCAATTCACGAAACTCTTCTTCCGTCACAGGCGCTTCTGTTTCTATCAGCGGAAATTCGAAAAGATTTTTCCAGATATCATCCCCTGTCCGCTTATGTAAATAGGTACACGCGCCCACACGTACATATATATAGTTAAAATAACGATTGGTGGTTTTCGTCTTATGCTGTTTTACGGGCAACTTCGTTATCGTACCCTCCTTCAGGGCGGAACAACTGTCCGCCAAAGGGCAAAACAGGCAATTCGGCGATTGCGGTGTACACTGTATGGCACCGAAATCCATTATCGCCTGATTGTAAACGGCAGGCTGCGATTTATCCATCATCTCGTCTGCCAAAGCAGCAAACAGCTTCTTACCTTCCGTACTGTCCACCGGCGTATCGATGCCGAAATAGCGCGAAAGCACACGATAGACATTCCCATCCACCACAGCATAAGGCATACCGTAGGCAAATGAACAGATAGCCGCAGCAGTATAGTCCCCTACCCCCTTCAGCGCACGCACCCCTTCATAAGTAGTCGGAAAAACACCATTCATGCTTTTTGCCGCCGCATGCAGATTGCGCGCACGGGAGTAATACCCCAGTCCTTGCCAGCATTTCATCACCTCGTCTTCCGATGCTTCGGCCAAAGCTGTCACATCAGGAAAACGATGGATAAAACGCAAAAAATAATCATAACCTTGCACGACCCGGGTCTGTTGCAGGATAATCTCCGAAATCCATATAATATAAGGGTCGGTGGTATCCCTCCAAGGCAATTCACGCTTGTTTCCGGCATACCAGACTATCAATTTCTCACTGAATATATTCATCTCTATTACAGATAGTTATAAAAACACAAAAAGGGCTACACCTTTCGCCCCGGATGACTACACCCTTTGCCATTCAGGGCTACACCCTTTGTACAAAAGGGTGTAGCCCTTTCAACGACACAAAATTAGCTCTTTTTCCCCCTAACAAACCTTAATCAAAAGACTTTTTTAGAAAATTGTCCAGAATATATTTTTTAGAGAGCGTAAAAAGCTATATATTTGCAGTCCAAAAAATTAGGAAACTATAGTAATAATATTTTTTTTAAAGAAAAATGACTAAAGCTGATATTGTAAACGAAATTACAAAGAACACCGGGATTGACAAAGTAACAGTGCTTACTACGGTTGAAGCGTTCATGGACACAGTAAAGGCATCTTTATCGAAAGATGAAAATGTTTACCTCCGCGGGTTTGGTAGCTTCGTAGTGAAGAAAAGAGCACAGAAAACTGCTCGTAACATCTCCAAGAATACTACGATTATCATTCCGGAACACAACATTCCGGCATTTAAGCCTGCAAAAACATTCACCATCTCCGTGAAGAAATAATAAACAAGAGTATTAACCTATTAAATTATTGAAGCTATGCCTAGCGGAAAGAAGAAAAAAAGACATAAAATGTCTACGCACAAGCGTAAAAAAAGACTAAGAAAGAACAGACATAAAAGCAAAAAGTAATTTTTAGTCTGGAGGACAGAAATAAAGAACAAACTTGTGAAGCTATTTGTCTCGCGGGTTTGTTCTTTGTTTAAGTAGTAATTTGTAGTCAACAAGGTTACTTATAACCTCGTTGACTTTAGAACCTAAAAGCAAGAAAAAATTGTGACAAGCGAACTCGTTGTAGACGTACAGCCCAAAGAGGTCTCCATCGCCCTTCTTGAAGACAAGAGCCTGGTGGAACTTCAAAGCGAAGGAAGAAATCTTTCTTTCTCAGTGGGCAACATGTATTTAGGACGAATCAAGAAATTGATGCCCGGCCTGAATGCCTGCTTCGTGGACGTGGGTTACGAGAAAGATGCTTTTCTTCATTATCTGGACTTAGGTCCTCAATTTAACTCGTTAGAGAAATACGTAAAGCAGACTTTAAGCGATAAAAAGAAACTACCGCAAATCACCAAAGCAACCATACTTCCCGATCTTGAAAAAGATGGTACCGTTGCCAATACACTCAAGGTGGGACAAGAAGTAGTGGTGCAAATTGTCAAGGAGCCTATCTCTACCAAAGGTCCGCGCCTGACTTCCGAAATCTCATTTGCCGGAAGATATCTGGTGCTGATACCTTTCAACGACAAGGTTTCCGTATCACAAAAAATTAAATCGAGCGAAGAACGCGCCCGCCTCAAACAATTGCTGATGAGTATCAAGCCGAAGAATTTCGGAGTGATCGTCCGCACTGTTGCCGAAGGAAAACGCGTAGCCGAGCTCGACGGAGAGCTTAAAGTTTTATTAAAACACTGGGAAGATGCTGTCACCAAAATACAGAAAGCTACCAAATTCCCGACATTGATTTACGAAGAAACCAGCCGTGCCGTAGGCTTATTGCGCGACTTGTTCAATCCTTCTTTTGAGAACATCCACGTCAACGACGAAGCCGTGTTCCACGAAATCAAGGACTACGTAACTCTTATCGCCCCTGACCGGGCAGGAATCGTAAAACTGTATAAAGGACAACTCCCCATTTATGACAATTTTGGTATCACCAAGCAGATCAAGTCTTCGTTTGGCAAGACGGTTTCATACAAGAGTGGTGCCTACCTGATTATTGAGCATACTGAGGCGCTTCACGTAGTAGACGTGAACAGCGGTAACCGCACCAAGAATGCCAACGGGCAGGAGGCCAACGCACTCGAAGTGAATCTGGGAGCTGCCGACGAACTGGCTCGCCAGCTACGACTGAGAGATATGGGTGGTATCATTGTGGTGGACTTCATTGATATGAACGAAGCCGAAAACAGACAAAAGCTTTACGAACGTATGTGTGCCAACATGCAGAAAGACAGGGCAAGACATAACATCCTACCGCTCAGCAAATTCGGACTGATGCAGATTACCCGCCAGCGTGTGCGCCCGGCAATGGATGTCAATACCACAGAAATCTGTCCCACCTGTTTCGGAAAAGGCACCATCAAGTCCTCTATCCTCTTTACGGACACTTTAGAGAGTAAAATTGATTACTTAGTCAACAAACTGAAGATTAAGAAATTCTCGTTACACATCCACCCGTATATTGCTGCTTACATCAATCAGGGACTCGTTTCCCTGAAACGGAAATGGCAGATGAAATACGGATTTGGTATCAAGATTATTCCAAGCCAGAAACTCGCGTTCCTGGAATATGTATTCTACGACCCGCAAGGGGAAGAGATTGACATGAAGGAAGAATTCGAAATTAAATAAGAAAATACGGCGAAGTAAATCAGAAACTTCGCCGTATTTTTTATTTTTATCGCCAACTTTTCAAAATCATTGGCCGATACTTTAAAGAAACTCACCCTTTATATAGAAGCGAACCATCACTCACTCCCCTGCACATGCAAGGCGATAAATCTCTTTGCTATCCTGCTTCGTCAGCTTCACATAATTCCCTACCAACTCTCCTTTATTGCGGTGCAGACTATCTGCCAGACGGTCAATATCAGGGTCTTCAATACCCAGTTCTTTAAATGTCACAGGCAGAGCAAGAGAGCTAAAGAAAGCTTTCAGCTTACCAATACCCTCCAAAGCAACCGCTTTCTTATCTTCTGATTCAGGAACACCCCATACACGAACGGCATATTGAGCTATCTTTCCCACATTATGTTCTACCATCCACGTCATCCAAGCAGGGAAGATAACAGATAACCCCGCACCGTGGGTAACACCATAAATAGCACTGATTTCATGCTCCAGGAAGTGCGAAGCCCAATCTTCTTCACAACCTACACCACAAGTACCATTATGCGCAATCATGCCCGCCCACATCAAGTTGGCACGCGCACCGTAATCTTCAGGATTTCTCATTGCCTTGGGAGCCTCATTGATGATAGCCATCAAAGTGCCTTCACAAAGGCGATCTCCAATTTCCACCTCCTGAGTGTTCGTAAAATAACGCTCCATGATATGAGCCATCATATCGGCCACACCGCAGGCAGTCTGAAAGGGCGGCAAAGTATAAGTAAGTTCCGGATTCATAATAGAGAATACCGGACGCAAAACTTCCGGTACACGCAGGCTGAGTTTCTGCAAACCATCCAGTTTCGTTATAACCGTATTACCGGAGCCTTCACTTCCGGCAGCAGGAATAGTCAGCACAACAGCTACTTTCAGCGCTTTAGTCACTTTAGCCTTTCCGATATAGAAATCCCAGAAGTCACCTTCATAAAGCACACCTGCCGCTATGGCTTTGGCTGTATCAATGACAGAACCACCACCCACAGGCAACAGCATATCAGCCTGTTCACGGCGGCAGAATTCAATGCCTTCATACACTTTCGTATCTACCGGATTGGGCTGCACGCCCCCCATCAGGCAATATTCAATTCCTGCTTCCCGCAAAGACTGTTTCACCCTATCCAACAAGCCACTCCGTACAACAGAGCCGCCGCCGTACACGATCATCACTTTCCGCGCACCATGCTTCCGTGCCAGTGCACCGACTTGCATTTCCGTAGCTTTACCGAATACAAATTCGGTAGGACTGTAAAAGACGAAATTATTCATTAACGGATATATTTACTATAACGTTCGAAAAAGCGCTTGAACGCTCCCCATTTCATCAATCCTTTTTCAAAGGCAAAGATACCCAGGAGAGCACAGAATATTCCCAATAAGACATCAATCAGATAATGATGCCCCGAATAAACGGCCGTACACCAGATACCCACCATGATAAACGCGAACAATGCTATCAGCCAGCCTTTACAGCGGTTCATAATAGCATAAGCCAATGCCACAACCATATACGCTGCATGCAATGAAGGTACGGCAGCAAATACATTGGCATTACGCCCATAGATTGAATTGAAAATAGTGCATCCCATCAATTCATCGAAGCGTCCCAGCCCTGCTACATTTCCGGGAGTATCAAGCATAGCCTCAAAACCATAATTCATGGCATACCAAGGTGGTGCCGCAGGATGAATGTAATATCCCGCAAAACCAATCAGATTCACAAGCAAAAAGACCATTGCAAAGCGCAGATACATCCGGCGGTCTCCCTTCAGATAAAGCCACAAACCGAAAACAATAGGCACAGGCACCCAACAAAGATAGAACACGCCTGCAAAGAAGTCAGCAATCGACCAGTGATGTATGGCAAAGTATTCGCAAGGAATAAGTATCGTCCCATTCACAGATATACCGAAAAGGGATTTCTCCGCTTCATACAAACCCTGCACATCAATAGGATTCACCTGATAATTGGGATACACCCGCATCCAATCGTAGGAAACGCCAAAAATAATAAAAGGCAGTAACGCTACTGCCAGTTTACGGGTTGTCTTCCCAGCAAAAAACAAAACGAAAAACAAACCCGCCATCAGGAAATGCTCCGGACGGAGCCCGATACAAGTAGCCGTCAGCAACAGGAAAACCACCGTTATAACCACTACCAACATCGTTTCTCTCACCGGAGGAAAATATCTTTTTATCATTTATTCAAAAGTTTATAGCAATGTGCCAGACGGACAAAAGCTGTCAGATTAGCCAATACGGCAATGATTGCCAGAGGAACTATCAAGATTAACATCGGATCGAAGAGTGTGCAATCGGAGAAGATGCCACAGAACAAAGCTCCCAGACTGGTCAGCACTACTCGCTCAGGACGCTGCATAATACCTACTTTACATTCCAGTCCCAGCCCTTCGGCACGTGCGCGTACGTAACTTACCATCAGCGAACCGATCAAAGCAAGAAAAGTGATAATGGAACCCCAGAAATAACCTTGTAATATGAGATAATAGGATATACCGAACAAGGTAAACAGTTCACTGTAACGGTCGAGCACCGAATCGTACAATGCCCCGAAAGTGGAAGACATATTGCCAAGACGCGCCACACGGCCATCCATCATGTCAAACAACCCGGCGAAGAGTATCAGTCCGCCTGTCCATCCCACCAAAGAAAGATCCTCTTCCGAATCTGTCACTAACCCTGCATAAATAAATATACCGGCAGCCACAATGTTAAGTATCAACCCGGTAGTAGTAATAAAGTTAGGCGTAATGCCAATTTTAATCATGCCGCGCACAACGGGATTGATAATCTTGTATATCACCTGTTGCAGCCAATCTCTGTAATTCATGTTCATTCTATTTTTTTCTCCAAACGTTGTTTCAGAAATCTTTTTAAGTTGTGGTTCCGGTAGACGAAGACCCGTTGCAAATAGTAGTTCCAGAAAAAGGCAACCAACAGGGCAACCGTTATTTTAGACAAGATAAACACATCATAGACGTAGTATCCCAGCAACCCGTTCACCCATTTCATTCCTGCCAGCCATTCCGTCAAAGCAAAAGTACCCCATGTATTGATCAGGATGCTCCCCCCCCAGACTATGAAATACTTCAGCCCCACATGTATCTTCTTGCAGTCTTCCGCCTTAAATACCCATTCATAGTTGATTACACAATTAACAATACCGCCAACCACGGAACCTATAAATGTGGCATACAAATAATATATACCAAATAATTTCACCAAAAGAATAGTTATCAGAAAATCGATTACAGTAGCTATTTGTGCAGAAAGCTGCGCCTTCATAAAAAGCCACACTTCCCTGCGCCAACCTGCAAACCGACTCTGTTCTTCTACTCCATCAACCATCTCGCCACAATTAAAACAATGAAACCATACACTCCTGCCAATACGTCGTCCATCATCACTCCCACTCCACCCGGCAGTTTTTCCATCCGCCGGATACCCAGCGGCTTCAGAATATCAAAGAAGCGGAACAAAACAAATGCTGCCAGTCCATACCAGATATGACCTGCCGGAGCTGCCAGGAGCGTGATCCACACACCTACCATCTCATCCACCACCACGCGCGACGGATCTTCACCCCAGTAGGGTTCCAGACGGTCGGTAGCCCAAATACCGGCTACGGTGAACAGGGATATCAGTGCGACAGTCGTCCACAACAGACAAGTATCTGATATGAGTAAAGAAAGTCCGAACCAGATTAGCGTAGCGAGTAAAGCGCCCGCCGTGCCCGGAGCCAAGGGAGAAAAGCCTGAGCCGAAGCCCGTGCCTATCAGGACAGGGAAGAAGGAAGGTTTCCTCATAGAAAAAGATATAAAAAATGATAAGATGATAAGACGGTAAATGATAAGATAGCTCAATACAATCTCACCATCCTATCATTTTACCATCCTATCATCTTATTTTATGATTAGTCCAGATAGCTCGGTGATTTTTCACCCACCATCGTACGGATTGTTTCTTTCACCATTCTCCATTGAGTGAACAGATCATGAATCGGTTCATGCTCAAAGTCGTGCATCGGGCTCTTGCAGAAGAATGACAGCCAAGTCTGGATTCCAGACATACCTGCACGCAATGCCAGGTCACTGAAAATAACGAGGTCGAGTGCAATAGGAGCTGCAAGGATAGAGTCACGGCACAGGAAGTTTACTTTGATTTCCATCGGGTACCCCATCCATCCGAAGATGTCGATGTTATCCCATGCTTCCTTATTATCTTTACGGGGAGGATAGTAGTTGATACGAACCTTGTGGTAAACATCGCCATAGAGATCGGGGAATTTTTCAGGTTCGAAGATGTTATCGATAACAGACAACTTGCTAACTTCTTTTGTTTTGAAGTTTTCGGGTTGATCGAGCACTTCGCCATCACGGTTACCCAGGATGTTGGTAGAGAACCAACCGCTTACACCCAGCATACGAGTCTTGAACATCGGAGCAAGCACTGTTTTCATCAATGTCTGTCCGCTCTTGAAGTCCTTACCTGAGATGGGCACATTCATCTTCTTAGAGAATTCCCACATGGCCGGAGTATCTACGCACAGGTTAGGAGCACCCATGATGAACGGAGCACCTTCTGCAATTGCAGCATAAGCGTAGCACATACTCGGAGAAACCACTTCCGTGTTATTAGCCTTCATTGCTTCTTCCAAAGCAGCAAGCGACTCATGTTCTTTACACAACGGAACGTAGATTTCAGTACTTGCAGCCCACAGCACGGCAATACGCTCGCAGTTGTTGGCAGCCTTGAAGTTACGGATATCCTCACGCAATTGCTCTACCATTTCCCAACGGGTGGCAGCCTGCTTGATATACGTACCATTCAGACGTTTTGCAAAGTTGTGGTCGAAGGCAGCAGGCATCGGTTTGATAGCTTGCAATTCCTCTTTTACCAGATTTAAGTCTTTTTCTTTCAGGACTTCCGCATACATCGCGGCTTCGTATGCATTATCAGGGAAGATATCCCATCCGCCGAAAACAATGTCGTTCAAGTCTGCCAAAGGCACTACGTCCTTAATCAGCTTTTCGTCGTTGTTCTCCATGCGTATTGTGGCCATCTGTGTAATAGACCCAATAGGTTTTGCCAGTCCCTTACGAGCAGCCAATGTACCCGTTATCATGGTGGTTGAGACCGCGCCACCCACTCCGACTACCAGTACACCCAAACGACCAGTTGCCGGCTTAATGTTTTCTTTCATTGCCATTGTATCTTTTAAAGTTTAAAAAATTGCTCAAATTTAGGCTATTTTGTTCAATTGAGACTCGTCTTTTTATCCGATTTAATGTTCTGTTAGTAAGATTTAAGTTAAAAGGTCATATGCAAACTGATTCTAAGGCCGGATTTATCAATTCCGGGCAGATTTCTGTAAGTTAATCGCCAGACATAATCGAAGCGGAGCACCTTCAAAATATTCTCCACACCGACACCCACTTCCATATAAGGAGTATCCCCCATATAAGAGGTTGTGGCGGGAAAACGAAAAAGATTATTGCTGACCGTCGGGTTATTCTTGTCGCTCAAATTCCCGTACAATCCCCGGAATGAAAGGACTTCACGCCATTTCAACTTTTTCAGCAAAGGCACGCGGTTGAACAGAAAGCCATTTAGATAATAAGTAACGTCCCACGAAGCATATTCATCGTTCATAAACTCCATGGCATTCATCAAGGAGTAAGACTCCGGCTGAATGGTATAGGAGAGGTTGGCGTTCGGGATAATCAGTAACGGGAAAGGTACTTTATTCCAAACTTTCCCGGCTTTCAGGATAACGTCGGTATAGCCGAAGGCCGAAAACCAGAAACGTTTCTGAAAACCTGCCTCTGTATATTGATAGGTATAATCACCACCCAACACTCCTTTTGCAGCCATCGTATGCGAAAGCGAGAAGACCGGAGCATCCAGCGATACCGGAAAACGGTTCCATTGCGTCTGAAAGAATTTTTCATTCGGCGCATAACGCAATTTTACTTCAAACTCGGCATTCGATATTTTCTTCACGGGCGTTGCCATCTCATCCTGCTTCAGGAAAGGGATAAGATACGAAGACTCATCCTGCCGGAAGCGGGAAGTGAGCTGAAAGGAGAAACCGGAATGGAACTCATTGGTATAAGTCAGTTCCGCCTTGCGCTGATAGCCTATCCGGTCGTCCTTCTGGCGCTTTAAGCTCAGAAATACGTTGTCCTGACTGGTATAGAGGTAATGCTGTCCGTATTGGTTTACATCCGAGGTATATCGTGCTTTCAAAGAGTGGATAGGAAATTCGTTGGCATACTCCTTCTTCTTATGGAAAGAATATTCCACTTCCGCCATTCCCTTCATCCGATGGTCTTTGAAACCGTAA
The nucleotide sequence above comes from Bacteroides intestinalis DSM 17393. Encoded proteins:
- a CDS encoding gliding motility-associated protein GldE, with the translated sequence MDPDAYLCQLADVFNGISVHSPTISAIIAIVLAGLLLLVSGFASASEIAFFSLSPSDLSAIDEKKHPSDEKISKLLEDTERLLATILITNNFVNVTIIMLCNFFFMSVFEFHSPIAEFLILTVILTFLLLLFGEIMPKIYSAQKTLAFCRFSAPGIWMFRSLFYPVASMLVRSTSFLNKHFARKNHNISVDELSHALELTDKEELKEENNILEGIIRFGGETAKEVMTSRLDVVDLDIRTPFKDVLQCIIENAYSRIPIYSENRDNIKGILYIKDLLPHLNKVDFRWQSLIRPAYFVPETKMIDDLLRDFQANKIHIAIVVDEFGGTSGIVTMEDIIEEIVGEIHDEYDDEERTYAVLNDHTWVFEAKTQLTDFYKITKVDEEVFDEVAGDSDTLAGLLLELKGEFPALHEKVTYDHYEFEVLEMDNRRILKVKFTINTPPSDSDKKD
- a CDS encoding single-stranded DNA-binding protein, yielding MSVNKVILIGNVGRDPEVRYLDSGIAVASLPLATTDRAYTLANGTQVPERTEWHNLVLWRGLAETAEKYVHKGDKLYVEGKIRTRSYDDQTGAKRYVTEIFVDSMEMLSPRGTVAPGAAAPQPGMSQGAPAQPMAQSQATPAQDNTTDDLPF
- the mutY gene encoding A/G-specific adenine glycosylase, with amino-acid sequence MNIFSEKLIVWYAGNKRELPWRDTTDPYIIWISEIILQQTRVVQGYDYFLRFIHRFPDVTALAEASEDEVMKCWQGLGYYSRARNLHAAAKSMNGVFPTTYEGVRALKGVGDYTAAAICSFAYGMPYAVVDGNVYRVLSRYFGIDTPVDSTEGKKLFAALADEMMDKSQPAVYNQAIMDFGAIQCTPQSPNCLFCPLADSCSALKEGTITKLPVKQHKTKTTNRYFNYIYVRVGACTYLHKRTGDDIWKNLFEFPLIETEAPVTEEEFRELPQVRALFTDGEVSGLRLISGNVKHVLSHRVIYANFYEVVLPENSTSFSAFQRVKTEDLEQYAVSRLVHAFLEKYL
- a CDS encoding HU family DNA-binding protein — its product is MTKADIVNEITKNTGIDKVTVLTTVEAFMDTVKASLSKDENVYLRGFGSFVVKKRAQKTARNISKNTTIIIPEHNIPAFKPAKTFTISVKK
- a CDS encoding Rne/Rng family ribonuclease gives rise to the protein MTSELVVDVQPKEVSIALLEDKSLVELQSEGRNLSFSVGNMYLGRIKKLMPGLNACFVDVGYEKDAFLHYLDLGPQFNSLEKYVKQTLSDKKKLPQITKATILPDLEKDGTVANTLKVGQEVVVQIVKEPISTKGPRLTSEISFAGRYLVLIPFNDKVSVSQKIKSSEERARLKQLLMSIKPKNFGVIVRTVAEGKRVAELDGELKVLLKHWEDAVTKIQKATKFPTLIYEETSRAVGLLRDLFNPSFENIHVNDEAVFHEIKDYVTLIAPDRAGIVKLYKGQLPIYDNFGITKQIKSSFGKTVSYKSGAYLIIEHTEALHVVDVNSGNRTKNANGQEANALEVNLGAADELARQLRLRDMGGIIVVDFIDMNEAENRQKLYERMCANMQKDRARHNILPLSKFGLMQITRQRVRPAMDVNTTEICPTCFGKGTIKSSILFTDTLESKIDYLVNKLKIKKFSLHIHPYIAAYINQGLVSLKRKWQMKYGFGIKIIPSQKLAFLEYVFYDPQGEEIDMKEEFEIK
- a CDS encoding iron-containing alcohol dehydrogenase, translating into MNNFVFYSPTEFVFGKATEMQVGALARKHGARKVMIVYGGGSVVRSGLLDRVKQSLREAGIEYCLMGGVQPNPVDTKVYEGIEFCRREQADMLLPVGGGSVIDTAKAIAAGVLYEGDFWDFYIGKAKVTKALKVAVVLTIPAAGSEGSGNTVITKLDGLQKLSLRVPEVLRPVFSIMNPELTYTLPPFQTACGVADMMAHIMERYFTNTQEVEIGDRLCEGTLMAIINEAPKAMRNPEDYGARANLMWAGMIAHNGTCGVGCEEDWASHFLEHEISAIYGVTHGAGLSVIFPAWMTWMVEHNVGKIAQYAVRVWGVPESEDKKAVALEGIGKLKAFFSSLALPVTFKELGIEDPDIDRLADSLHRNKGELVGNYVKLTKQDSKEIYRLACAGE
- a CDS encoding phosphatase PAP2 family protein, encoding MIKRYFPPVRETMLVVVITVVFLLLTATCIGLRPEHFLMAGLFFVLFFAGKTTRKLAVALLPFIIFGVSYDWMRVYPNYQVNPIDVQGLYEAEKSLFGISVNGTILIPCEYFAIHHWSIADFFAGVFYLCWVPVPIVFGLWLYLKGDRRMYLRFAMVFLLVNLIGFAGYYIHPAAPPWYAMNYGFEAMLDTPGNVAGLGRFDELMGCTIFNSIYGRNANVFAAVPSLHAAYMVVALAYAIMNRCKGWLIALFAFIMVGIWCTAVYSGHHYLIDVLLGIFCALLGIFAFEKGLMKWGAFKRFFERYSKYIR
- a CDS encoding CDP-alcohol phosphatidyltransferase family protein, which codes for MNYRDWLQQVIYKIINPVVRGMIKIGITPNFITTTGLILNIVAAGIFIYAGLVTDSEEDLSLVGWTGGLILFAGLFDMMDGRVARLGNMSSTFGALYDSVLDRYSELFTLFGISYYLILQGYFWGSIITFLALIGSLMVSYVRARAEGLGLECKVGIMQRPERVVLTSLGALFCGIFSDCTLFDPMLILIVPLAIIAVLANLTAFVRLAHCYKLLNK
- a CDS encoding GtrA family protein, which codes for MVDGVEEQSRFAGWRREVWLFMKAQLSAQIATVIDFLITILLVKLFGIYYLYATFIGSVVGGIVNCVINYEWVFKAEDCKKIHVGLKYFIVWGGSILINTWGTFALTEWLAGMKWVNGLLGYYVYDVFILSKITVALLVAFFWNYYLQRVFVYRNHNLKRFLKQRLEKKIE
- a CDS encoding phosphatidylglycerophosphatase A family protein → MRKPSFFPVLIGTGFGSGFSPLAPGTAGALLATLIWFGLSLLISDTCLLWTTVALISLFTVAGIWATDRLEPYWGEDPSRVVVDEMVGVWITLLAAPAGHIWYGLAAFVLFRFFDILKPLGIRRMEKLPGGVGVMMDDVLAGVYGFIVLIVARWLME
- a CDS encoding inositol-3-phosphate synthase, with product MKENIKPATGRLGVLVVGVGGAVSTTMITGTLAARKGLAKPIGSITQMATIRMENNDEKLIKDVVPLADLNDIVFGGWDIFPDNAYEAAMYAEVLKEKDLNLVKEELQAIKPMPAAFDHNFAKRLNGTYIKQAATRWEMVEQLREDIRNFKAANNCERIAVLWAASTEIYVPLCKEHESLAALEEAMKANNTEVVSPSMCYAYAAIAEGAPFIMGAPNLCVDTPAMWEFSKKMNVPISGKDFKSGQTLMKTVLAPMFKTRMLGVSGWFSTNILGNRDGEVLDQPENFKTKEVSKLSVIDNIFEPEKFPDLYGDVYHKVRINYYPPRKDNKEAWDNIDIFGWMGYPMEIKVNFLCRDSILAAPIALDLVIFSDLALRAGMSGIQTWLSFFCKSPMHDFEHEPIHDLFTQWRMVKETIRTMVGEKSPSYLD